From Methanomassiliicoccales archaeon LGM-RCC1, one genomic window encodes:
- a CDS encoding cation-translocating P-type ATPase has product MDGLADVSLYILCGLLSATYIIDGIRSGEEIDSNAMVGIVMMYVVFRGEIPIVGLVAILLLILDFVKDDVKSSLIVLVVAGVSLVLSILYPGAFPADSAWIAIIVCGAPILWDAVTGLILHHDIKADVLVAIAIVAALYLEEWFAAGEVALIMEIGGFLEDFSAAKANKGIEALQSMSPKIGRIVDGDNVTEVPVEEIVIGQTVRVLPGEAVPVDGRVVAGETSIDQSVITGESLPVDKLVGDNVFSGTINQMGSFDMIAEKTSDDSSFQRMVGMVSSVDADKTRMVRVADKWATALVAIVMVLAVATYFLTNDIYRAVTVCIVFCPCAFILATPTAVVATIGNLAKRGVLVRDGDSLERMSTVDTVAFDKTGTITEGRPKVLEVYSVGDKKDFVSIVASAESGSEHPLAKAFVSFANEGGVKHSRPDTFKMTVGRGIEAIIEGSKVHIGNARMMEEAAITIPADASELSESFYSKGSTVVFVAKDGAFTGFVAFSDSIRPTSKDAVYELSFMDIGCVLLTGDNVRAAAHMASEAGIGEYRADCTPETKVAVIEDKQDAGRKVCMVGDGVNDAPALKKAWVGIAMGSTGTDIAADASDMVLVKDGLDLLPHLSGISKKMMGKVRFNIAFSMCWNFLAVGLSMLAVLNPVTGALVHNVGSVAVVVNSALLLMYSKKK; this is encoded by the coding sequence ATGGACGGATTAGCAGACGTCAGCCTGTATATACTGTGCGGATTACTATCTGCGACATACATCATAGACGGAATTAGATCGGGCGAGGAGATCGATTCCAATGCCATGGTCGGCATTGTGATGATGTATGTGGTCTTCAGAGGGGAAATACCGATCGTTGGATTGGTGGCGATTCTCCTCCTGATACTGGATTTTGTCAAGGACGACGTGAAGAGCTCCCTGATAGTGCTAGTCGTCGCCGGAGTTTCATTGGTGCTGTCCATATTGTATCCTGGGGCATTCCCTGCGGATTCGGCATGGATAGCGATTATAGTCTGCGGTGCGCCCATCCTTTGGGACGCGGTCACTGGTCTGATTCTCCACCACGACATCAAGGCAGACGTTCTCGTAGCAATCGCGATAGTCGCAGCGCTCTATCTAGAAGAATGGTTCGCAGCGGGAGAGGTAGCCCTGATCATGGAGATCGGTGGATTCCTCGAGGATTTCTCCGCTGCCAAGGCCAATAAGGGGATAGAGGCTCTGCAGAGCATGTCCCCCAAGATCGGAAGGATAGTGGACGGAGATAATGTGACCGAGGTCCCCGTGGAGGAGATCGTGATAGGTCAGACCGTCAGGGTCCTGCCCGGCGAGGCCGTTCCCGTGGACGGAAGGGTTGTAGCAGGAGAGACTTCGATCGATCAGTCGGTTATCACCGGTGAGTCGCTTCCCGTGGACAAGCTCGTGGGTGACAATGTGTTCAGCGGGACCATCAATCAGATGGGGTCCTTCGACATGATCGCCGAGAAGACCTCCGATGACTCATCCTTCCAGAGGATGGTCGGGATGGTCTCATCTGTGGATGCGGATAAGACCCGCATGGTAAGAGTCGCGGACAAGTGGGCCACGGCACTGGTTGCGATTGTAATGGTCCTTGCCGTTGCTACGTACTTCCTGACCAACGACATCTACCGTGCGGTCACCGTCTGTATCGTGTTCTGCCCCTGTGCTTTTATCCTCGCTACCCCCACCGCGGTGGTAGCCACAATTGGGAACCTGGCGAAGCGCGGAGTCCTGGTCAGAGACGGGGATTCGTTGGAAAGGATGTCGACGGTCGATACCGTTGCTTTCGACAAGACTGGTACCATAACCGAGGGAAGGCCCAAGGTCCTGGAGGTCTATTCTGTGGGTGACAAGAAAGATTTCGTCTCGATTGTCGCATCAGCGGAATCTGGATCCGAGCACCCGCTCGCGAAGGCATTCGTATCCTTCGCGAACGAAGGAGGGGTGAAGCATTCAAGACCAGATACTTTCAAGATGACCGTAGGGCGCGGAATCGAGGCGATCATAGAAGGTTCCAAGGTCCACATCGGAAACGCTAGGATGATGGAGGAGGCCGCAATCACCATCCCGGCCGACGCATCCGAGCTTTCCGAGAGTTTTTACTCTAAAGGCAGCACAGTCGTGTTCGTTGCCAAGGACGGGGCGTTCACAGGTTTCGTCGCATTCTCGGATTCCATCCGTCCGACCTCCAAGGATGCCGTGTACGAGCTAAGTTTCATGGACATAGGATGCGTGCTGCTGACCGGGGACAACGTCCGTGCGGCGGCCCATATGGCTTCTGAAGCCGGAATCGGCGAATACAGGGCCGATTGCACCCCGGAGACCAAGGTGGCCGTCATAGAGGATAAGCAGGATGCAGGAAGGAAGGTCTGCATGGTCGGTGACGGTGTAAACGACGCTCCTGCCTTGAAGAAGGCGTGGGTAGGCATCGCCATGGGTTCCACTGGAACGGATATCGCCGCGGATGCATCGGACATGGTCCTGGTCAAGGACGGTCTCGACTTATTACCCCATCTGTCCGGAATATCGAAGAAGATGATGGGCAAGGTCAGGTTCAACATAGCCTTCTCCATGTGCTGGAATTTCCTGGCCGTCGGGCTGTCCATGCTGGCGGTGCTGAACCCCGTCACCGGTGCGCTGGTGCACAACGTGGGATCCGTGGCCGTCGTGGTCAACTCTGCCCTTCTTCTCATGTACAGCAAGAAGAAGTAA
- a CDS encoding site-specific integrase, with translation MTTRISTPERCIEKYIRENKKSSKTETYDQYRTVLTKMARDLEAAGFDPLPYYVTEKAVRYLLDEIWKDLEVSTRKWHTHIFSRYLRFFGNNVIVSMDIRWPQDMRPNVDWLTDPEQQKLLNAPKTILEEAVIHFELNLGLRIAEVCNLKLDCINYRMRTVEVLGKGHGEGKWRSVPFSEDTEDVLRRWMEERQRLVDRVRAFNPLWQDPGNVFIWCHYKYKPQAGAYSDRGHSLDRGVIHIVRDRLGVEFTNHTLRRTFGRTMYHAGAPIESISKILGHEDIVTTLKYLGINLDDMQAAMDLHGDYQKKIRMGIFQKGGVQRV, from the coding sequence ATGACCACCAGGATCTCGACTCCCGAAAGATGTATCGAGAAGTACATCAGGGAGAACAAGAAGAGCTCCAAGACGGAAACGTACGACCAGTACAGGACCGTCCTGACCAAGATGGCTAGGGACCTCGAAGCAGCCGGTTTCGACCCTCTGCCATACTACGTAACGGAAAAGGCCGTCAGATACCTTCTGGATGAAATCTGGAAGGATCTCGAGGTCTCGACCAGGAAGTGGCATACACACATTTTCTCAAGGTATCTCCGCTTCTTCGGAAACAATGTGATCGTCAGCATGGATATTCGCTGGCCCCAAGACATGCGCCCCAACGTGGATTGGCTTACCGATCCTGAGCAGCAGAAGCTTCTGAACGCACCCAAGACCATCCTCGAAGAGGCTGTGATACACTTCGAGCTCAACCTCGGACTCCGTATCGCGGAGGTCTGCAATCTCAAGCTCGACTGCATCAACTACAGGATGAGGACGGTTGAGGTCCTCGGAAAGGGTCACGGAGAGGGCAAATGGAGATCCGTTCCTTTCAGTGAGGACACGGAGGACGTCCTGAGAAGATGGATGGAAGAGCGTCAGAGGCTCGTGGACCGCGTGAGGGCATTCAACCCCTTATGGCAGGATCCAGGCAACGTTTTCATCTGGTGCCACTACAAGTACAAACCCCAGGCCGGAGCCTACTCCGATAGGGGTCACAGCCTCGACCGCGGAGTTATACACATCGTGCGCGACCGCCTCGGAGTGGAGTTCACCAACCACACCCTCAGGAGGACATTCGGCCGCACCATGTACCATGCCGGAGCGCCTATAGAATCGATCTCAAAGATACTCGGTCACGAGGACATCGTTACCACCCTGAAGTACCTCGGGATCAACCTCGACGACATGCAGGCCGCCATGGATCTGCACGGCGATTATCAGAAGAAGATTCGTATGGGAATATTCCAGAAAGGGGGTGTCCAGCGTGTTTAA
- a CDS encoding ABC transporter ATP-binding protein encodes MTDEKALLETRDITFYYEGSKKPSLQHVSLTIKKGVKTAILGGNGAGKSTLFYHLNGVVEPASGVVLYMDKPLSYKKKAKRELCSHVAVVLQNPDDQIFGQTVLADAQYGPKNIGLSKEEVDERAKRALEQVGLWEKRDSNSLQLSYGQRKRLSLAGALAMNPEILIMDEPTAGLDPQMALELMELAEQLHHNGTDIVLSTHDVDLAYMWADEIHVLRKSEKIYSGTQEGFYSDAELSYSAGLLPPSMFQMNNTLSALRGKDPAPYPHTEPQLIAKMVPDKARGTMQIIPFSGEITQETVNAKKWEGRIVGIYGTKVRRAVSYANITVDFFFGGFESCVSQLLNGKDVALYCDPDCVDLMEKKAKEMSVFGDPINYSIVEQ; translated from the coding sequence GTGACCGATGAGAAGGCATTGTTGGAGACCCGTGACATAACGTTCTACTATGAGGGCAGCAAGAAACCATCCCTACAGCATGTGTCGCTTACTATCAAGAAAGGTGTCAAGACGGCCATCCTCGGAGGTAACGGAGCAGGAAAGTCCACTCTGTTCTATCATCTGAATGGTGTGGTTGAGCCTGCATCCGGAGTCGTCCTGTACATGGACAAGCCGCTGTCCTACAAGAAGAAGGCCAAGCGCGAGCTATGCTCCCATGTAGCGGTGGTCCTTCAGAACCCTGACGACCAGATCTTCGGACAGACCGTATTGGCCGATGCCCAGTACGGACCTAAGAACATCGGTCTTTCTAAGGAGGAGGTCGATGAGAGGGCCAAGAGGGCCTTGGAGCAGGTCGGTCTCTGGGAGAAGAGGGATTCCAACTCCCTTCAGTTATCCTACGGACAGAGGAAGAGGTTGTCCCTGGCCGGAGCGCTGGCGATGAACCCTGAGATCCTCATCATGGACGAGCCCACTGCCGGTCTGGATCCACAGATGGCATTAGAGCTCATGGAGCTTGCGGAGCAGCTGCACCACAACGGAACGGATATCGTCCTGTCCACTCACGATGTCGATCTCGCCTACATGTGGGCCGATGAAATCCATGTCCTGAGGAAATCAGAGAAGATCTATTCGGGAACCCAGGAAGGTTTCTATTCGGATGCAGAACTATCATACTCGGCAGGTCTGCTGCCACCTTCCATGTTTCAAATGAACAACACCCTTTCCGCACTCCGCGGAAAGGATCCGGCACCGTATCCGCACACCGAGCCCCAGCTCATCGCGAAGATGGTCCCGGACAAGGCACGTGGTACCATGCAGATCATCCCCTTCAGCGGCGAGATCACACAGGAGACCGTCAACGCCAAGAAGTGGGAGGGAAGGATCGTCGGCATCTATGGTACGAAGGTCCGCAGAGCAGTGTCCTACGCCAACATCACCGTGGACTTCTTCTTCGGTGGATTCGAGTCCTGCGTATCGCAGCTCCTGAACGGAAAGGATGTGGCGCTTTACTGCGATCCCGACTGCGTAGATCTGATGGAAAAGAAGGCTAAGGAGATGTCCGTGTTCGGGGATCCCATCAACTATTCCATCGTAGAACAGTAA
- a CDS encoding calcium/sodium antiporter: MIWIAICLIAGAVMLYFGSEWLVRGAKGLALNLGVAPFVIGLTVLAFGSSAPEAITSIVSTSNPEIIIGNVVGSNIANVGLAIGLAAVLGPMAAVYKDMRLEIWVMLLASAVLCCLGLLGSIGSMIGIPLVLSLFVFLFVVFKKKKADKEGRAVYEEEVTIDTLRTSVLLLLCLIGLVLLYFGAKYFIEGAKDLAHLLGVSDMIIGLVVVAIGTSLPEICISLLAARRGEADLAVANIVGSNIFNIMFVLGIGAALVDIPISQSMVGFHMPMMMLLAVTMFLIVRFKNRIDRRSGFVLLAIYVVYFIAMALNPSLMS, encoded by the coding sequence ATGATTTGGATTGCTATATGCCTCATCGCAGGTGCCGTGATGTTATACTTCGGATCGGAATGGTTGGTCCGCGGAGCAAAGGGTCTGGCTTTGAACCTGGGAGTGGCCCCGTTTGTCATTGGTCTCACCGTGTTGGCGTTCGGTTCTTCAGCGCCCGAGGCAATCACATCCATCGTGAGTACGAGCAATCCGGAGATCATCATAGGGAACGTCGTAGGAAGCAACATTGCCAATGTCGGGCTCGCCATCGGATTGGCGGCCGTGTTGGGCCCGATGGCCGCAGTTTACAAGGACATGAGGCTGGAGATATGGGTGATGCTCCTGGCGAGCGCCGTCCTCTGCTGTCTCGGTCTTCTCGGATCGATCGGTTCCATGATCGGCATACCGTTGGTCCTTTCCCTGTTCGTGTTCCTGTTCGTCGTCTTCAAGAAGAAGAAGGCGGACAAGGAAGGCCGTGCGGTCTATGAGGAGGAGGTCACCATCGATACCCTCCGTACATCGGTGCTCTTACTTCTGTGCCTCATCGGTCTGGTGCTTCTGTACTTCGGCGCGAAGTACTTCATCGAGGGAGCGAAGGACCTGGCCCATCTCCTGGGAGTATCCGATATGATCATCGGTCTGGTCGTCGTCGCCATCGGAACGTCGCTGCCGGAGATCTGCATCAGCCTTCTGGCCGCCCGTCGTGGAGAAGCGGACTTGGCCGTCGCGAACATCGTTGGTAGCAACATATTCAACATAATGTTCGTGCTTGGCATCGGTGCAGCGTTGGTTGACATACCGATCTCTCAGTCGATGGTCGGATTCCATATGCCGATGATGATGCTCCTGGCCGTAACAATGTTCCTGATAGTCCGCTTCAAGAATAGGATTGACAGGAGGTCAGGATTCGTCCTCTTGGCCATCTACGTGGTCTACTTCATAGCGATGGCCCTTAACCCCAGTCTGATGTCCTGA
- a CDS encoding DUF3800 domain-containing protein — MNIVYVCIDKDSDGYMDVRGKRLYKEAVRLLMPLVNDALETRDVIFHFDQNLGVSIGDLSEIAKQGLEGRNIKAVKKVQSHDNKCVQLADFVAGSIRSKYESNEDSYYELIAKKVSFAHEP; from the coding sequence TTGAACATAGTCTATGTATGCATCGATAAGGATTCCGATGGCTACATGGATGTCCGTGGGAAGAGACTATACAAAGAAGCTGTCAGACTGTTGATGCCTCTGGTCAATGATGCGCTTGAGACCAGGGATGTGATATTCCATTTCGACCAGAACCTTGGCGTATCAATAGGGGATCTGTCCGAAATTGCGAAACAGGGACTCGAAGGACGCAATATAAAGGCCGTAAAGAAAGTCCAGTCACATGACAATAAATGTGTCCAGCTGGCGGATTTCGTCGCAGGTTCCATCCGTTCTAAGTACGAATCGAACGAGGACAGTTATTACGAGCTGATAGCGAAGAAGGTATCCTTCGCCCATGAGCCGTAA
- a CDS encoding DUF3800 domain-containing protein, with product MTSTASLDESGNVGSQGTYFVLSALIVKRTNDLNKSFKILDEMRKKRNSAKGSDPEVKFSNSYPDERIRVLQSLSESSVSIVFVVIDKKKSKLYSNTHNCDLYKAAIKEILPLVGKALTTNDVALNFDENLCISMKDLIEAVNNNLQNRNVKSVKKVRSFADKAVQLADFISGSIREKYENNDEQYMAVIEEKISIAHET from the coding sequence ATGACTTCTACAGCATCTTTGGATGAATCCGGGAATGTTGGTTCCCAGGGCACGTACTTTGTGTTATCAGCTCTGATTGTGAAGCGTACAAACGATCTGAACAAATCATTCAAAATTCTAGACGAGATGAGAAAGAAGAGGAACAGCGCCAAAGGCTCTGACCCTGAAGTGAAGTTCAGCAATTCCTATCCGGATGAAAGGATAAGGGTGCTTCAGTCACTGTCAGAGAGTTCTGTTTCCATTGTCTTCGTCGTTATCGATAAGAAGAAATCCAAGTTGTACAGCAATACGCACAACTGTGATTTGTATAAGGCAGCCATTAAAGAGATACTCCCTCTGGTCGGAAAGGCACTTACGACCAATGACGTTGCTCTGAATTTCGACGAGAATCTCTGCATCAGTATGAAGGATCTGATCGAGGCTGTGAACAACAACCTTCAGAACCGTAATGTCAAATCTGTGAAGAAAGTTAGATCCTTCGCCGACAAAGCGGTGCAGCTAGCGGATTTCATTTCAGGATCTATCCGTGAGAAGTACGAAAACAACGATGAACAGTATATGGCTGTAATCGAAGAGAAGATATCCATTGCCCATGAGACATAA
- a CDS encoding DUF2099 family protein encodes MTGKGGRHVFDMLGMTRVVIIDGEVAEIGQSELRFCPLFKKLCGMEDISPEKIRENVEFRIRDFGFCTENRVVRAKDYVTFGVSEILSLALEKGDIDAAVIAADGCGTAIVTEPALLQGLCGRISGLVETSPLQVVLDAVGRDNVLDPDTVPLDMVKGAALADSKGFMKFAVTIARADDAKTLRDLYGDRALIVGVHTSHTNCRGAKVMFDNCDMITACASEPIRKEAEARDVLVAGNKIQIYGVTDIGKRMVLDKLVSIGREPYKGEPKEEPRPLINWHRSGHQTGVKGHRYEVDHVDGQEDES; translated from the coding sequence ATGACTGGTAAAGGCGGAAGACACGTTTTCGACATGCTGGGGATGACCCGCGTGGTCATCATCGACGGCGAGGTAGCGGAGATAGGACAGTCCGAATTGAGATTCTGCCCACTGTTCAAGAAGCTCTGCGGCATGGAGGACATCTCCCCGGAGAAGATCCGCGAGAACGTGGAGTTCCGCATAAGGGACTTCGGTTTCTGCACCGAGAACAGGGTGGTCCGCGCCAAGGACTACGTGACCTTCGGCGTATCCGAGATCCTAAGCCTTGCATTGGAGAAAGGGGACATTGACGCTGCGGTCATAGCGGCGGATGGATGCGGCACGGCGATCGTCACCGAACCTGCACTCCTCCAAGGTCTCTGCGGAAGGATATCCGGACTTGTCGAGACATCACCTCTCCAGGTCGTACTGGATGCCGTAGGCAGGGACAACGTCCTGGATCCCGATACGGTACCGCTGGACATGGTGAAAGGGGCCGCGTTAGCCGATTCCAAGGGATTCATGAAGTTCGCCGTAACCATCGCCAGAGCCGATGATGCCAAGACCCTAAGGGATCTTTACGGTGATCGCGCACTGATCGTCGGTGTGCACACCAGTCACACCAACTGTAGGGGCGCCAAGGTCATGTTCGATAACTGCGACATGATAACGGCCTGCGCATCAGAACCTATCAGGAAAGAGGCAGAGGCCAGGGACGTCCTTGTGGCAGGGAACAAGATCCAGATCTACGGGGTCACCGACATCGGTAAGAGGATGGTGCTCGACAAGCTTGTCTCCATCGGCAGAGAGCCCTACAAGGGCGAGCCGAAGGAAGAGCCCAGACCTCTGATCAACTGGCACCGATCAGGACATCAGACTGGGGTTAAGGGCCATCGCTATGAAGTAGACCACGTAGATGGCCAAGAGGACGAATCCTGA